TCTTCATCGTTATCAAACAAATCTTTGCGCCGAAAAGAAGTCGTTACCGTATGCTGCAACAGCAAATCAGCTGTCTCAAGCTGATTTTTTTTTACTGGCGACGGGTGCCTTTTCATTTTCACAAGCCATTCCTCATGGTTTCTTTTATCTACCATTTTTACTTTCATTCCAGTTGCACGGTGATCAATAATAGCTGCTGGAGTTAACACTACTCGATTCAGTTTCATGTTGAGTTTTTTATTTTGTAAAATGTCCCGGGCGATGGCAGTCATGCGGTTCAAAGATATCACGGGACTCACTCGTCTTTTTCGACTTCCGTCTACATACTCATTCCAAAATCTTCCCGAAGATGTTTCAAATACACTAGTTTGTTTTCCCTCTAAAGTGGTAATGAAATAAACCTCTGTCGGGCTGATTAAAATAATATCCATTTCCACAGGAGCTCTGCCAATGGAGAAAACAGGATAGTACAATACCAAATAGTTATCAGGAAATTCACGCAAAAAATAGCGCAGCTTCTGGTCGTATTTATATTTTGGATTCATCCTGGATTCTTCAAAAAGAGATGAGCTTGCCCACTGCAGCTGAGCCTGAAACAGATCCTCATAAAATATTTCTTTTAACTCTTCCATCGATTTTCCTTTATAAAAAGCAGCAAGGTCTTCTCTTTCTTCCTCTCCTATTTCCTCTGGCAATCGATTTTTTCCAGACAAATGCTTTAGCCGATGGAGGGCTGCTGCAAAAAAACCGTTATCAGCTTCCTCAAACCAATTATCGAACTCACCGTGTTCATTTCCTTTTTCTCGCCGATTCACTCGTATCCATTCTTTTTTAATATGGTTCCAGCGTTCTTTTTTTAAACGTGTAAACTGACTTGGATACCTCTGAATATCATGTTGATATCTTGACGTATAATCTTCCACTTTTAGTAAATGGGCCACTTCTTCACCCCTTTTCCAGTTCAAGAGTTTGCTAGAAAAATAGAAGTGCCAGCAATGGAATAATGATGGAGACTATCACTGCACTCAATGTCATTGCCACAGAACTGGCTGCACCTTCTTTTTCACTGTTTTCAAGAGCTTTGGCTGTGCCTATTGCATGAGAGGCACTTCCTATACCTATACCTTTAGCAAGAACATGATTGATTTTGCAGCATTTGAAAAGATAAGGCGCAATCACTACTCCCCCAATACCAGCTACCATTACAAAAACAGCGGCAAGCGGGGGCGGTCCTCCTATTGACGCGGCTACCTCCATAGCGACAGGAGTAGTAACAGATTTAGGCAGCACGGATGCGATAAGTGCTTGCTCAACCCCCGCGAGCCGGGATAAATAATATCCAGATAGCACCCCGGCAAATGCACCAACAGTTACACTAACAAGAAGAGGAAAAAAATATGTTTTTAGCATTTCTCTTTGTTTATATAATGGATAAGCAAGTGCAACCACTGCAGGTCCCAGCAAGTGCTCAATCCATCGGCCGCCCAGCATATATGTTTCATAAGAAATTCCAGTGCTAAGTAAAACCACAATAATAACAACCGTTCCAGTCACAATAGGGAGCGTAATGGGATAAGAAAAGCGCTGATAAAACTTACGTGCGCCAATATAAACCAATACTGTACCTGCTGCAGCCAACACAGCAGCAGCCCAATTAATCATGCTGTTCCCTCCTTCTTGCAAAAAACTGAGCTGTCATTCCAGTAACAGCCATCACAAGCAGCGTGCTGGTGAAAGCAATGGCTACGAGCCATAAACCAGAACCAGAAAATAATTCTAAGTACACAATCGTTCCTGCCGTAACTGGTAAAAATAATAACGGCATATGTGACAGCACCAAACTTGTCCCCATCGCTATCCATTTTGGTTTAATCAGTTTTGTATAAAACAGGCCCAATAACAAAAGCATGCCAATAATACTGCCTGGTATCACTAGATCAAACCATTTTTGAATCCAAACCCCTGCATAATAAAAAAAGTATAATATTATAATGTGCATAATCATTCGAATGAGATCCATTTCTTTGATTTCTCCACTCCTTAGGGAAACAACAGAAAACCTTATCTTTATTTATCGGCTCTCAATGTAAATGTTTCCACTCTTTCGTATTTTGGTAAGCGGTCTAAATGAGTTCTATATATAACAAACTCTTTAGCAGTCCACGAAACGGCTGGTATAGAAGACAACCGTTTTACAGCATGTTGAAATGATTCTTTGCTGTTCCACTTTCTTGCTACCGTAATATGGGGTTTGTATGTCCGTTTTTCTGCTGCAAAGCCAATCGTATCACAATCAATAGAAACGTCTCTTTGTAAGTGATATAATGCATGAGGACCCTCTGCTCCAACCAAAAAAATACGTGGTTCAGCAGGTTTACCAAACCAGCCGGCATTTGTAATATCCAAGGAAAAAGATGGATAGTTTAAGGAAAGGTGTTCCATGTTTTCAGACACTCTCTGAATCTGCCTGTTATTAGCACCACCTAAGAAAAAGAGGGTTATATGATAATCGGCAGGATAGACCCATTTTTTAAAAGGAAGCTTATGTTTGACTTCTTTTTTCCAGGTATCAATATGATCTTTAATCTCCTGCGGCAGAGGCAGTGCAATAAAATAATGAGGGTTAGGTGCCACATTATCCCTTCCTTTTTTGACTTATTATTTCCTTTTACACGTTTACCAATTCCATTTTATCTAATGTTGAAACACTTTGCTAAAAAATTGAATATGTTCTTCTGCCAGTCAAGAAGAGAACTCCAGAAAGAAAACCTCTTCAATGGCAGCATTCGTGCGTCCCGAGCGTTAGATGCAGCCGTTTTGCTTGTACTGTTTACGAATAAATTTTTATCCTTTGCTAACAGTCTAAAAATACGTGTG
This DNA window, taken from Alteribacillus bidgolensis, encodes the following:
- the thpR gene encoding RNA 2',3'-cyclic phosphodiesterase, giving the protein MAPNPHYFIALPLPQEIKDHIDTWKKEVKHKLPFKKWVYPADYHITLFFLGGANNRQIQRVSENMEHLSLNYPSFSLDITNAGWFGKPAEPRIFLVGAEGPHALYHLQRDVSIDCDTIGFAAEKRTYKPHITVARKWNSKESFQHAVKRLSSIPAVSWTAKEFVIYRTHLDRLPKYERVETFTLRADK
- a CDS encoding LrgB family protein; its protein translation is MINWAAAVLAAAGTVLVYIGARKFYQRFSYPITLPIVTGTVVIIVVLLSTGISYETYMLGGRWIEHLLGPAVVALAYPLYKQREMLKTYFFPLLVSVTVGAFAGVLSGYYLSRLAGVEQALIASVLPKSVTTPVAMEVAASIGGPPPLAAVFVMVAGIGGVVIAPYLFKCCKINHVLAKGIGIGSASHAIGTAKALENSEKEGAASSVAMTLSAVIVSIIIPLLALLFF
- a CDS encoding CidA/LrgA family protein, which codes for MDLIRMIMHIIILYFFYYAGVWIQKWFDLVIPGSIIGMLLLLGLFYTKLIKPKWIAMGTSLVLSHMPLLFLPVTAGTIVYLELFSGSGLWLVAIAFTSTLLVMAVTGMTAQFFARRREQHD
- a CDS encoding nuclease-related domain-containing protein, which produces MAHLLKVEDYTSRYQHDIQRYPSQFTRLKKERWNHIKKEWIRVNRREKGNEHGEFDNWFEEADNGFFAAALHRLKHLSGKNRLPEEIGEEEREDLAAFYKGKSMEELKEIFYEDLFQAQLQWASSSLFEESRMNPKYKYDQKLRYFLREFPDNYLVLYYPVFSIGRAPVEMDIILISPTEVYFITTLEGKQTSVFETSSGRFWNEYVDGSRKRRVSPVISLNRMTAIARDILQNKKLNMKLNRVVLTPAAIIDHRATGMKVKMVDKRNHEEWLVKMKRHPSPVKKNQLETADLLLQHTVTTSFRRKDLFDNDEEK